One window of Salegentibacter sp. Hel_I_6 genomic DNA carries:
- a CDS encoding HNH endonuclease produces the protein MDFLFEDVWLPAEGDFVAEKLKGNKKLYNFYINNHYLDDDSKDEQKKKIGKTATFFNSSIEKIFKAFAEIDDDDFKLDLIDYYSNNNNIQEICTNPKLKILTYQDLEVEQKILAREIKSFYSKLYGKESPFNLKDFGSLKTKSLPSHYQEFFTHNTEGKCPFCGIKDLKGIHHTKKEAYDHYIPKGKFPFNSINFKNLAPMCNDCNSSYKGEDLVIGEISNRNKAFYPYKTSQPDIKDFQISLKLNNPDILEIQPDDIELEIKLNGFDEEIEAWKRVFEIDERYKALLCNKSEGIAWFNMVVDGYDNAVAQGYTGTKKDFLNMKLFDTNHTPLSGYGFIKNPFLEECESMGLF, from the coding sequence TTGGATTTTTTATTTGAAGATGTTTGGCTTCCAGCCGAAGGTGATTTTGTAGCAGAAAAGTTAAAAGGGAATAAAAAACTTTATAATTTCTATATAAATAATCATTATTTAGATGATGATTCTAAAGATGAACAAAAAAAGAAAATAGGCAAGACAGCTACCTTTTTTAATAGTTCAATTGAAAAGATATTTAAAGCGTTTGCAGAAATAGACGATGATGATTTCAAACTAGATCTTATAGACTATTATTCTAATAACAATAATATTCAGGAAATATGTACTAATCCCAAACTCAAAATACTTACATATCAAGATTTAGAAGTTGAACAAAAAATACTTGCTAGAGAAATAAAATCGTTTTATAGTAAATTATATGGAAAAGAATCACCTTTTAATTTAAAAGATTTTGGTTCATTAAAAACCAAATCACTCCCTTCACATTACCAAGAGTTTTTTACTCATAATACCGAAGGAAAATGTCCTTTTTGCGGTATAAAAGATTTAAAAGGCATTCATCACACGAAAAAAGAAGCCTATGATCATTATATTCCGAAGGGAAAATTTCCATTTAATAGTATAAATTTCAAGAATCTTGCTCCAATGTGTAATGATTGTAATTCAAGTTACAAAGGTGAAGATTTAGTCATAGGAGAAATAAGTAATAGGAATAAAGCATTTTATCCATATAAAACATCGCAACCTGATATAAAGGACTTCCAAATAAGTCTGAAACTAAACAACCCCGATATTTTAGAAATTCAACCAGATGATATAGAATTAGAAATAAAATTAAATGGTTTTGATGAAGAGATTGAAGCTTGGAAAAGAGTTTTTGAGATAGATGAAAGATACAAAGCACTGTTGTGTAACAAAAGTGAAGGGATTGCTTGGTTTAATATGGTTGTAGATGGATATGATAATGCTGTTGCGCAAGGATATACTGGAACGAAAAAAGATTTTTTAAATATGAAATTATTTGACACTAATCACACTCCATTATCAGGTTATGGTTTTATAAAAAATCCATTTTTGGAAGAATGTGAATCTATGGGATTGTTTTAA